A stretch of DNA from Streptomyces xanthii:
CGCGGTGAGCCGGGCGAGACGGGCGCCGAGGCAGGCGGGCCCGGGGGCGGCGGGGGTGCGGAACAGGTCGTAGCGGTCGGGGTCGGCGAACCGCGCGGCGTCCCGGCCCGCCGCGCCGGCCAGACAGGCGACGGTGGCCCCCGCCGGTATCGTGCCGCCTTCCGCCGGGACCGGCGCGAGGGCGCGGCGCAGCACGATGTGCGCGGCGGGGTCGCGGCGCAGGGACTCGGTCCAGGCGCCGTCGGCGAGGTCCGGGTCGGCCCGTACGAGGTCCAGTTGGGCGGGGTGGTCGAGGAGGTTCGCCAGGAGCGCGGCCAGGGCCCCGTCGGTCGCCTGGCCGCCCGCGCCGAGCAGCACGGCGACGAGCCCGGTGACGGCGGTGTCGGACAGGGGTCCGTCGTCGTCGGGGGCGGCGCACAGGACCGACAGCAGGTCGGTGCCGGGGTGCGCGCGGCGGCGCACGGCGTGGGGGCGCAGCAGGGTGTGCAGGGCGGCGGTGCCGAGTGCGGTGCGGTGACGCGCGGTGATGTGCGCGGTGGTCTCGTGGGGCAGGCCGAGCGCGGCGACGACCGTGGCCGCGGGCAGCCAGCGGCAGAACTCGGCGACGAGATCGGCCTCCTGACGGCGGGCCAGGCGCCGGGCCAGGACGTGCGCGGTGCGCTCGGCGCCGGCGGCGAGGGCGGCCAGGGCCCGGTCCTGGAGCGCCGGGGAGAGCAGGGCGCGGCGTGCGGCGCGGGGGACGTCCTCGGGGTGACCGGGGGTGAGGCGCGGGTCGTGCCGGTGCCCGTGGGCCGGGCGGGGCCACGCGTACGGGGCACCGGTGGCCGCCGCGGGATCCACGTGCCCCAGGTCGGTCCCGCCGCCGGACGGGCCCCGGCCGGGCCGCTCGTCCGGCGGGGGTGCGTACGGATCACGGTCCTCTGACGGACACGCCGGGAGCGGGCCGCCGCCCATGGGGCCGGCGGCGAGGGACTCGTCGTGCACGCGCGCGTACGGACCCACGCCGCACGGTCCGGGTGAACCGTCGCGCCGAGCGGAGTCGGCGCCCGTGCCTGCGGTACCGAAGGACGCGTCCGGCACGCGCGCGTGGCGGTCACCGGCCCCGCCCGGGGGCGCGTCGGCCGGCGGGAGCGGGCCGCTGCCGGCGTGCCCGGCGCCGAGGGGCTCGTCGTGGCCGCGCGGGTACGGGCCCGCGCCACCCGGCCCGAGAGGCACGAGGCGGGGGTCCGTGAGGGCGGAGGTCACATCGGCATGGCGGCTCAGCAGCCAGGCGCCGAACGGCTCGTCGTACACGAGAGGGTGTGTGTCACGCAGGCGGCGGTACAGGGGGTACGGGTCGCGGGCCACCGCCGGGTCCGTGAGGCTCGGCGGGCGGGGCGCGGTCCGCGCGGGGGCTCCGGGCGCGCTCGCGTCCGGTCCGGTGGGGCACAGCACCGGGTCACCCCCAGGGCCGGGCGCGCACGGGGCGGCGCGCGAATGCCCTCAGCGGACCACCGGGTCCGGCCCGGCGCAGCCCCCGGCGGGCCGTACGGGTGAGCCGGCCCCGTCCCCGTACGGCCACGCGGCGCGCAGCGGGTCCACGAACCGTGCGGCGGCGCCGGTCGGCTCGACGCGGGCGGACACGGCCGGGGGCGGCGCCGGGGCGGGTCGACGGTGAGCACGACGCAGTCCTCGCCGACGGCCCCGGTGCCCCTGTGCGCCGGGGCGGTGCACACGCCGACCCGGCCCACCCCGTCCACGCCCACCCCACCCTGTCAGAGGCCGTGGGCGAGACCTTCCTCACCCTCGCCGGACGCGGACCGCACCAGCGGTGAAGGAAGCGACCGGCCTTCTTGACACCGGCGGCCGGGCGTGGGGTACTGCGGATTGCTGACGCGGGAGCACCAACGGGGGTGAGTCACCTGACGGAGCAGCGGTACCCCAACTCGGCCGAACTGGCCCGGTCGGCAAGGGAGCTGACGGCTCACCGGCCCGACCTCTGCCGCCTGCGGCGGATCGGCACGTCCCGGGCGGGCCGCCCGCTGCACCTGCTGTCCGTCGGGCACGATCCGCGCACCGTGCTGATCGTCGCGGGCGCGCACGCGAACGAGCCGACGGGCGGCGCCACGGCGCTGCACCTCGCCCGGCGCGCCCTGGTGGACAGATCGTTGCGCGAGGACCGGTCCTGGCACTTCCTCCTGTGCGCGGACCCGGACGGTGCGGCCCTGCACCGCACTCCGGCTCCGCGCACACTGCTCGAGTACCACCGGCACTTCTTCCGGCCCGCGGGCGAGGAGCAGCCGGAGTGGTCCCCCTCGGTGCTGCCGCCGGACCGGCTGCCGCCCGAGACGCGGGCACTGACCGGGATCATCGACGAGCTGCGCCCCTACCTCCAGGTGTCGCTGCACGGCACCGAACTCGGCGGCAGCTGGGTGCAGTTGACCCGGGACATCCCCGGTCTCGCCGAGCCGTTCGCGAAGTCGGCGGCGGAGCTGCACATACCGGTGGAGACGGGCGCGTCCGACGCGGCGGGCTGGCCGGCCTCGGGTCCCGGTGTGCACGTGATGCCGGCGCCGGACGCGCGGGCCGCGTTCCCGAGCCTGCCGGACGACGCCCGGCACTCCACCTGGCACCACGCCCACCGCTACGGCGGCTCGACGGCGATCGTCGAGGTGCCGATGTGGGCCAGCGACCTGGTCGACGACCCGGCCCC
This window harbors:
- a CDS encoding cytochrome P450 codes for the protein MLCPTGPDASAPGAPARTAPRPPSLTDPAVARDPYPLYRRLRDTHPLVYDEPFGAWLLSRHADVTSALTDPRLVPLGPGGAGPYPRGHDEPLGAGHAGSGPLPPADAPPGGAGDRHARVPDASFGTAGTGADSARRDGSPGPCGVGPYARVHDESLAAGPMGGGPLPACPSEDRDPYAPPPDERPGRGPSGGGTDLGHVDPAAATGAPYAWPRPAHGHRHDPRLTPGHPEDVPRAARRALLSPALQDRALAALAAGAERTAHVLARRLARRQEADLVAEFCRWLPAATVVAALGLPHETTAHITARHRTALGTAALHTLLRPHAVRRRAHPGTDLLSVLCAAPDDDGPLSDTAVTGLVAVLLGAGGQATDGALAALLANLLDHPAQLDLVRADPDLADGAWTESLRRDPAAHIVLRRALAPVPAEGGTIPAGATVACLAGAAGRDAARFADPDRYDLFRTPAAPGPACLGARLARLTARTGLHALLSTFPHLRWAPGFRPTPEGLLTRAPSSLRVHLG
- a CDS encoding M14 family zinc carboxypeptidase, which encodes MSHLTEQRYPNSAELARSARELTAHRPDLCRLRRIGTSRAGRPLHLLSVGHDPRTVLIVAGAHANEPTGGATALHLARRALVDRSLREDRSWHFLLCADPDGAALHRTPAPRTLLEYHRHFFRPAGEEQPEWSPSVLPPDRLPPETRALTGIIDELRPYLQVSLHGTELGGSWVQLTRDIPGLAEPFAKSAAELHIPVETGASDAAGWPASGPGVHVMPAPDARAAFPSLPDDARHSTWHHAHRYGGSTAIVEVPMWASDLVDDPAPHPAPEHAMRRLSQRLSQDTRRVEAVLAQALPRLPDTGSPLLRAARWALALVPGLARDWAQPPPPDATMAYVGSIDAFARRLPLRAAAMLLRVLEEADDEAAPRLDALVTDWCEGYAERFGARWVPLAHQVEHQARTTIAAVRHARAEGDV